In the Hemitrygon akajei chromosome 7, sHemAka1.3, whole genome shotgun sequence genome, one interval contains:
- the LOC140731213 gene encoding torsin-1A-like, translating to MEPKKWKLGLWLFCFPFVPGILCWEVAFPFRSMYCKLSDSCTCAFQAKLDSLELDLCRHVYGQHIAREVIIGAIRKFAENQAPLKPLVLSFHGWSGTGKSYVTSLLMRNLYRKGMKSIYVHQFVPTLHFPHAGQLHLYKEQLKTWIASNLSDCSRSVFIFDEMDKMHPGLIDAIKPFLGNSHVMYGTNYRKAIFIFISNAGGEQINQMALEFWKNGKDREDIQLEDLESHISSAVFRNKNSGFWNSDIINEELVDYFVPFLPLKQKHVKECVKSEMLSRGIDPRNDIITEVVNSMNFFPEDEKLFSQTGCKTVSTKLDFSL from the exons ATGGAGCCGAAGAAATGGAAGTTGGGGCTGTGGTTGTTCTGTTTCCCCTTTGTTCCCGGTATTCTGTGCTGGGAGGTCGCGTTTCCTTTCCGCTCGATGTACTGTAAGCTCTCGGACTCCTGCACTTGCGCCTTCCAGGCTAAGCTGGATA GTCTGGAACTTGATCTGTGCCGTCACGTGTACGGGCAGCATATAGCACGAGAGGTGATCATTGGCGCCATTAGGAAGTTTGCAGAAAACCAGGCACCATTGAAGCCGCTTGTGTTGTCATTCCATGGCTGGTCAGGGACTGGGAAAAGCTACGTCACCTCGTTGTTGATGAGGAATTTGTACCGGAAAGGAATGAAAAGTATCTACGTGCACCAGTTTGTGCCCACCTTACACTTTCCCCATGCCGGCCAGCTCCATTTGTACAAG gAGCAGCTGAAAACGTGGATCGCCAGTAACCTGAGCGACTGCAGTAGATCGGTGTTCATTTTTGACGAAATGGATAAGATGCATCCTGGTCTAATCGATGCGATCAAACCCTTCTTGGGAAACTCACATGTTATGTATGGAACAAATTATCGGAaggcaatatttatttttataag CAATGCAGGAGGCGAGCAGATCAATCAGATGGCGCTGGAGTTTTGGAAGAATGGCAAGGACCGGGAAGACATTCAGTTGGAAGATCTAGAGTCCCACATCTCCAGTGCTGTTTTCAGAAACAAAAACA GTGGGTTCTGGAATTCCGACATCATAAACGAAGAGCTGGTCGATTATTTTGTGCCATTTCTACCCCTGAAGCAGAAACATGTGAAGGAGTGCGTGAAGAGCGAGATGCTTTCCAGGGGCATCGATCCTAGAAATGATATCATCACAGAAGTGGTGAACTCCATGAACTTCTTCCCAGAGGATGAGAAACTGTTTTCTCAAACTGGCTGCAAGACTGTGTCTACCAAGCTGGACTTCAGCTTATAA